A stretch of the Clostridium fungisolvens genome encodes the following:
- a CDS encoding TetR/AcrR family transcriptional regulator: MAQTTKKALAASLKKLLSQKPMDKITIIDIVEDCEVNRQTFYYHFKDIYDLVEWIYTNEASQALGGKKTYDTWQQGFMQIFDYVSKNKDFVLNTYHSLNREHLENYLYSETYNLLLGVVEEKASGITVRNDDKAFIAHFYKYAFVGLMLEWIGKGMKDDPSAIIARVNILIYGSIAKALENFRTNNHI, encoded by the coding sequence ATGGCACAAACAACTAAGAAAGCACTTGCTGCGTCGTTAAAAAAGTTATTATCGCAAAAGCCTATGGATAAAATCACTATCATTGATATTGTAGAAGACTGTGAAGTTAATAGACAAACCTTCTATTATCACTTTAAAGACATATATGATCTTGTTGAATGGATTTATACTAATGAAGCTTCGCAGGCCCTTGGAGGAAAAAAGACATATGATACCTGGCAGCAGGGATTTATGCAAATATTTGATTACGTGTCTAAAAATAAGGATTTTGTATTAAATACATATCATTCCCTTAATCGAGAACACTTAGAAAATTACCTTTATAGCGAAACTTATAATCTGTTACTAGGTGTTGTAGAAGAAAAAGCTAGTGGTATCACTGTAAGAAATGATGATAAGGCGTTTATAGCCCATTTTTATAAATATGCCTTTGTAGGCCTTATGCTTGAGTGGATTGGTAAAGGTATGAAAGATGACCCATCTGCTATTATAGCCAGAGTAAATATTTTAATATACGGCAGTATAGCCAAGGCGCTTGAAAACTTTAGAACTAATAATCATATTTAG